A single region of the Phycisphaerae bacterium RAS1 genome encodes:
- the yidC gene encoding Membrane protein insertase YidC: MDSKQLVQALLVALLVYVAYTFILNRFFPPRPPAQTTPAGSSAPGAPPVAESPAGSQPGPALAFSAGQSEELLTLGGRDGQERLEVELSPRGAAIRRIHLTERDKKNRFVHKDAADAKRPYELIRPVADRDRERTSFATYQIVVREFDNRSWLLDDLIWGVASHSTDRVDFTSTLHDPAGGGVLRLTKTYEVKRGAPLIELSLGIENLSERTLSVIIGHDGPIGIRRESPQYDMRRVMAAQHKPGANVAIAHPQQRAGLKKSMDAGEAAKLLGADAGDFVWTALTDRYFGVFTRPLGDGAGKLIQRVEGRLGTVASPETDPGDLLARIYTTAVPIPAGGSASQRFEIYAGPKDSDILARVNPEFDDAAKVGYHLTQGIDQTCMCTFQPLPYLMTELLRGIKFVVGNYGIAIIVLVIIVRGLLHPLAVFQQKSMFKMQEAMVRIQPKMNEIKERLADDKVKQQQEMMRLYAEENVNPAASLVAMVPLFIQMPILVALWQGLNTDVHMRLAPFDGWWIKDLSSPDALIHFAQPITIPILGWLPLIGTIFTNVPSLNVLPILMGVSMYLQQKYMPKPQMQAKMDAARAGQHKPGGGMSPEEQLRQQQMIATMMSIMFPFMFYYMPSGLNLYWLSTNVFGIFESLRIRRQIDRDKARRELLGPAANKPRSPGIVARFLKRMAAQYDELQRSADQASGKAPKKTR, encoded by the coding sequence ATGGATAGTAAGCAGTTAGTCCAGGCTCTGTTGGTCGCGTTGCTGGTCTACGTCGCCTATACGTTCATTCTCAACCGCTTTTTTCCCCCACGTCCGCCGGCTCAGACGACGCCCGCCGGGTCCAGCGCCCCGGGCGCTCCGCCCGTGGCCGAGAGCCCGGCCGGCTCGCAACCCGGGCCGGCGCTGGCGTTCTCGGCCGGCCAGAGCGAAGAGCTGCTGACGCTCGGCGGCCGCGACGGGCAGGAGCGGTTGGAGGTGGAGCTGTCGCCGCGCGGCGCCGCCATCCGGCGGATTCACCTGACGGAGCGTGACAAGAAGAACCGCTTCGTTCACAAGGACGCGGCCGATGCGAAGCGCCCTTACGAGCTGATTCGCCCGGTCGCCGACCGCGACCGCGAGCGCACGTCGTTCGCCACCTACCAGATCGTGGTGCGCGAGTTCGACAACCGCTCGTGGCTGCTGGATGACCTGATCTGGGGAGTCGCGTCGCACAGTACGGACCGCGTTGATTTCACATCCACCCTGCACGATCCGGCCGGCGGCGGCGTGCTGCGGTTGACGAAGACCTACGAAGTGAAGCGCGGCGCTCCGCTGATCGAGCTGTCGCTGGGAATCGAGAATCTCAGCGAGCGCACGCTCTCCGTCATCATCGGGCACGACGGTCCGATCGGCATCCGCCGCGAAAGCCCGCAGTATGACATGCGCCGCGTGATGGCGGCCCAGCACAAGCCGGGCGCGAACGTCGCCATCGCTCATCCGCAGCAGCGCGCCGGCTTGAAAAAGTCGATGGACGCCGGAGAAGCCGCCAAGCTGCTCGGCGCCGACGCCGGAGACTTTGTCTGGACCGCGCTGACGGATCGCTATTTCGGCGTCTTCACCCGCCCGCTGGGCGACGGCGCCGGCAAGCTGATCCAGCGCGTCGAGGGACGGCTCGGAACGGTCGCGTCGCCGGAGACGGACCCCGGCGATCTGCTCGCACGGATTTACACGACCGCCGTCCCGATCCCCGCCGGCGGCAGCGCGTCGCAGCGCTTCGAAATCTACGCCGGCCCCAAGGACTCGGACATTCTCGCGCGCGTGAATCCGGAATTCGACGATGCGGCCAAGGTCGGGTATCACCTGACCCAGGGCATCGATCAGACCTGCATGTGCACTTTTCAGCCGCTGCCTTACCTGATGACCGAGCTGCTGCGCGGCATCAAGTTCGTCGTCGGCAACTACGGCATAGCGATCATCGTGCTGGTCATCATCGTCCGCGGCCTGCTGCACCCGCTGGCCGTCTTCCAGCAGAAATCGATGTTCAAGATGCAGGAGGCGATGGTCCGCATCCAGCCGAAGATGAACGAAATCAAGGAGCGCCTGGCCGACGACAAGGTCAAGCAGCAGCAGGAAATGATGCGGCTGTACGCCGAGGAGAACGTAAACCCGGCGGCGTCGCTGGTGGCGATGGTGCCGCTGTTTATCCAGATGCCGATCCTGGTGGCGCTGTGGCAGGGGCTGAACACCGACGTGCACATGCGCCTGGCGCCATTCGACGGCTGGTGGATCAAGGACCTGTCCAGCCCCGACGCGCTGATTCACTTCGCGCAGCCGATCACGATTCCGATCCTGGGCTGGCTGCCGCTGATCGGGACGATCTTCACGAACGTCCCGTCGCTGAACGTGCTGCCGATCCTGATGGGCGTGAGCATGTACCTGCAGCAGAAGTACATGCCCAAGCCGCAGATGCAGGCCAAGATGGACGCGGCCCGCGCCGGCCAGCACAAGCCCGGCGGCGGCATGTCGCCCGAGGAGCAGCTCCGCCAGCAGCAGATGATCGCGACCATGATGAGCATCATGTTTCCGTTCATGTTCTATTACATGCCATCGGGGCTGAACCTGTACTGGCTCTCGACCAACGTCTTCGGCATTTTCGAGTCGCTCCGCATCCGCCGGCAGATCGACCGCGACAAGGCGCGGCGCGAGCTGCTCGGACCGGCGGCGAACAAGCCGCGTTCGCCCGGCATCGTGGCGCGCTTTCTGAAACGGATGGCCGCCCAGTACGACGAGTTGCAGCGCTCGGCCGACCAGGCCTCCGGCAAGGCGCCGAAGAAAACGCGATGA
- the rimO_1 gene encoding Ribosomal protein S12 methylthiotransferase RimO has translation MVSAHAAVHRRIRFINPNAALTNITMPALIRRMTFSRKAIFAPTGLTICAQVMPRHWDVEVVDECTLESPHVPRADVDIVGITAMTTQAKRAYQIADAYRKLGVTVVMGGIHPSAMPEDALQHCDSVCKGDAESTLPYLIEDWERAESSPAACSPAAPGRDEITLGPDAPAAAGRDAVPAGGGRATCGGLKRIYDWASYPEAPIATPRKDLLNPSDYLIANPIQTTRGCPHTCSFCTTPGVFGRKFRLRKIEDIVEEIREAKERHNSWCFIFADDDFGGNHKWALELCAALKPLKIAWASQCDILISRNEKLLTAMRESGCAGLILGLESRKQDTLTESGKRFVKSDTYEWRIRRIQAAGITLWGAFIFGFDTDNWQDLMQTCRWAQRMNLGMSCYPILTPYPGTDFFREFERAGRIRTFDWERYNGASVVYEPKRVSPKQLRHAQMAAFAEFYSPRSALRRLGVYPFKSRAWAANLAIWQGIRFYYRRRNRSVPRFSDFLSPQSSAWNYPNESWADEYYRARGAAAQVASAATDGAARGESATVRDEGEGCACPSLETLAATAVSGADPFVMAAQALGSRVAGAARAG, from the coding sequence GTGGTTTCTGCGCACGCCGCCGTCCATCGCCGCATTCGATTCATCAACCCCAACGCGGCCCTGACGAATATCACGATGCCGGCGCTGATCCGGCGGATGACGTTTTCGCGCAAGGCGATCTTTGCGCCGACCGGGCTGACGATCTGCGCCCAGGTTATGCCGCGGCACTGGGATGTCGAGGTGGTGGACGAGTGCACGCTCGAGTCGCCGCATGTGCCGCGCGCGGACGTGGATATCGTCGGCATCACGGCGATGACGACGCAGGCCAAACGGGCGTACCAGATCGCGGATGCCTATCGAAAGCTGGGCGTGACAGTCGTGATGGGCGGAATTCACCCGAGCGCGATGCCGGAGGACGCGCTTCAGCACTGCGACAGCGTTTGCAAAGGCGACGCCGAATCGACGCTGCCCTACTTGATCGAGGATTGGGAGCGGGCCGAAAGTAGCCCGGCCGCCTGTAGCCCGGCCGCCCCCGGCCGGGACGAAATTACCCTCGGCCCAGACGCCCCGGCCGCGGCTGGTCGTGACGCCGTCCCGGCCGGGGGCGGCCGGGCTACATGCGGCGGCCTCAAGCGCATCTACGACTGGGCGTCCTATCCCGAAGCGCCGATCGCGACGCCGCGCAAGGATTTGCTGAATCCCTCCGATTACCTGATCGCCAACCCGATCCAGACCACGCGCGGCTGCCCGCACACGTGCAGCTTCTGCACCACGCCCGGCGTTTTCGGCCGCAAGTTCCGGCTGCGGAAGATCGAGGATATCGTCGAAGAGATTCGCGAGGCGAAGGAGCGGCACAACTCGTGGTGCTTCATCTTCGCGGACGATGATTTCGGCGGAAACCACAAGTGGGCCCTGGAGCTGTGCGCGGCGCTGAAGCCGTTGAAGATCGCGTGGGCCAGCCAGTGCGACATTCTCATCAGCCGCAACGAGAAGCTGCTGACGGCGATGCGCGAGAGCGGGTGCGCCGGGCTGATTCTGGGGCTGGAGAGCCGCAAGCAGGACACGCTGACGGAGAGCGGCAAGCGATTCGTCAAGAGCGACACGTACGAATGGCGGATTCGGCGGATTCAGGCGGCGGGGATCACGCTCTGGGGCGCGTTCATTTTCGGCTTCGACACGGACAACTGGCAGGACCTGATGCAGACCTGCCGCTGGGCGCAGCGGATGAACCTGGGCATGTCGTGTTATCCGATTCTCACGCCCTATCCCGGCACAGATTTCTTCCGTGAGTTCGAGAGAGCCGGGCGAATTCGCACGTTCGACTGGGAGCGTTACAACGGCGCGTCGGTGGTTTACGAGCCGAAGCGCGTCAGCCCCAAGCAGCTTCGCCATGCGCAGATGGCGGCGTTTGCGGAGTTCTACTCGCCGCGCTCGGCCCTGCGACGGCTCGGGGTGTATCCGTTCAAGTCGCGCGCCTGGGCGGCGAACCTGGCGATCTGGCAGGGCATCCGCTTCTACTATCGCCGGCGGAACCGGTCCGTGCCGCGTTTTTCGGACTTCCTGAGCCCGCAGTCGTCCGCGTGGAACTATCCGAATGAGAGCTGGGCGGATGAGTACTACCGGGCGCGCGGCGCGGCGGCGCAGGTCGCGTCGGCGGCGACGGACGGCGCCGCGCGAGGTGAATCGGCCACGGTCCGCGACGAGGGCGAGGGCTGCGCCTGTCCGAGCCTCGAGACGCTTGCGGCCACGGCCGTCTCAGGGGCGGATCCGTTCGTGATGGCGGCGCAGGCGCTCGGGAGTCGCGTGGCCGGGGCGGCCCGCGCCGGATGA
- the ptpA_2 gene encoding Prolyl tripeptidyl peptidase precursor: protein MRRLFLLLLAIPLAPAAAQQSAPADAPPPSTAPADKKPLTLDAIYGPEGKVDFSGPMLMGLTWLPDGEHYLARRDGALMAVDALTDEAERAWDADALAAALKESGEFDEAAARRFSRSPGDFTPDRAHVLIEHQDRLYGYSFVDGKLTRFTPDATPRREARLSPKGRLVAYVKDSNLFVADAAGRQTQLTRDGSPTLLNGLLDWVYQEEVYGRGSWAAFWWSADEQSIAYLQLDESAVPSFTLLNQLTTRPAVEQYNYPKPGDPNPKVRLGIVRAAGGPTTWVNMTKYGSQETLIVNACWAPDGKLLYQVQDREQRWLDLNEADPQGGKSRTLIAERTPAWVNRLENPTFLTDGSFLWQSERDGFRHLYHYNRDGRLIRRVTGGDWEVRSLHGVDPKTGWVYFSGTRDSSIEEHAYRVRLDGGPIERLTEPGAWHRANFDPQLRYFFDTFSNVSRPSQVVLRYVDGTPIRTISENKPAALEEYAFGAVEFHRVPTRDGFLMNAMLIKPHDFDPQKKYPVWSLVYGGPQNPIVSNRWGGSGNLLHHYVAQHGYLVWVCDPRSASGAGAISSWHAYRRLGVTELQDLEDGVTWLSLLEYVDPQRVGIWGHSYGGFMTAFALTHSTAFKVGIAVASPTDWRLYDTIYTERYMQTPQNNPEGYDASSAVKAAAELSGKLLLIHGLMDDNVHWQNSEQLMYELQKARRPFDLMIYPRNGHGMQFNSRHWIETRLRYLFDNL from the coding sequence GTGCGCCGCCTCTTTCTACTCCTCTTGGCGATTCCCCTCGCCCCCGCCGCCGCGCAGCAGTCCGCCCCGGCCGACGCCCCGCCGCCGTCAACCGCGCCCGCCGACAAGAAACCGCTCACCCTCGACGCCATCTACGGCCCCGAGGGCAAGGTCGATTTCTCCGGTCCCATGCTCATGGGCCTCACCTGGCTGCCCGACGGCGAGCACTACCTCGCCCGCCGCGACGGCGCCCTGATGGCCGTCGACGCGCTCACCGACGAGGCTGAGCGCGCCTGGGACGCCGACGCCCTCGCCGCCGCGCTCAAGGAAAGCGGCGAGTTCGACGAGGCCGCTGCCCGCCGCTTCTCGCGCTCGCCGGGCGACTTCACCCCCGACCGCGCCCACGTCCTGATCGAACATCAGGACCGCCTGTACGGCTACAGCTTTGTCGATGGCAAGCTGACGCGCTTCACGCCCGACGCGACGCCACGCCGTGAGGCCCGCCTCAGCCCAAAGGGCCGGCTCGTCGCCTACGTGAAAGACAGCAACCTCTTCGTCGCCGACGCCGCCGGACGGCAAACGCAACTGACGCGCGACGGCAGCCCGACCCTCCTGAACGGCCTGCTCGACTGGGTGTATCAGGAAGAGGTCTACGGCCGCGGAAGCTGGGCTGCTTTCTGGTGGAGCGCCGACGAGCAATCCATCGCGTATCTGCAACTCGATGAGTCAGCCGTGCCCAGCTTCACGCTGCTCAACCAGCTCACTACTCGCCCCGCCGTCGAGCAATACAACTACCCCAAGCCCGGCGATCCGAATCCCAAAGTGCGGCTCGGAATCGTGCGCGCCGCCGGCGGACCGACCACCTGGGTCAATATGACGAAGTACGGCTCGCAGGAAACGCTGATCGTCAACGCCTGCTGGGCGCCCGACGGCAAGCTGCTCTACCAGGTGCAGGACCGCGAGCAGCGCTGGCTCGACCTGAACGAAGCCGATCCGCAGGGCGGCAAGAGCCGCACGCTCATCGCCGAACGCACGCCCGCCTGGGTGAACCGTCTCGAAAACCCGACCTTCCTGACCGACGGATCGTTCCTCTGGCAAAGCGAGCGCGACGGCTTCCGCCATCTCTATCACTACAACCGCGACGGCCGGCTCATCCGCCGCGTCACCGGCGGCGACTGGGAGGTGCGCAGTCTGCACGGCGTCGATCCGAAGACGGGCTGGGTCTATTTCAGCGGCACGCGCGATTCGTCCATCGAAGAGCACGCCTATCGCGTCCGGCTCGACGGCGGGCCGATCGAACGCCTGACCGAGCCGGGCGCCTGGCATCGTGCCAACTTCGACCCGCAGCTTCGCTATTTCTTCGACACCTTCAGCAATGTCAGCCGCCCGTCGCAGGTCGTGCTGCGCTACGTCGACGGCACGCCCATCCGCACGATCAGCGAGAACAAGCCGGCGGCGCTCGAGGAATACGCCTTCGGCGCGGTCGAGTTTCACCGCGTGCCGACGCGCGACGGCTTCCTGATGAACGCCATGCTCATCAAGCCCCACGACTTCGACCCGCAGAAAAAATATCCGGTCTGGAGCCTGGTCTACGGCGGGCCGCAGAATCCGATCGTGTCGAACCGCTGGGGCGGCTCAGGCAATCTGCTGCATCACTACGTAGCGCAGCATGGCTACCTGGTGTGGGTCTGCGATCCGCGCTCCGCCAGCGGCGCGGGTGCGATTTCGTCCTGGCACGCGTACAGGCGGCTGGGTGTCACCGAATTGCAGGACCTCGAAGACGGCGTCACGTGGCTTTCGCTGCTTGAGTACGTCGATCCGCAGCGCGTCGGCATCTGGGGTCACAGCTACGGCGGCTTCATGACCGCCTTCGCGCTCACGCACAGCACGGCTTTCAAAGTGGGCATCGCCGTGGCGTCGCCCACCGACTGGCGGCTGTACGACACGATCTACACCGAGCGCTACATGCAGACGCCGCAGAACAACCCGGAGGGGTATGACGCCTCGTCTGCGGTGAAGGCGGCGGCGGAGCTGAGCGGCAAGCTGCTCCTGATCCACGGATTGATGGACGACAACGTCCATTGGCAGAACTCAGAGCAGCTCATGTACGAGTTGCAGAAGGCCCGCAGGCCCTTCGACCTGATGATCTATCCGCGCAACGGCCACGGCATGCAATTCAACTCGCGCCACTGGATCGAGACGCGGCTGCGGTATCTGTTCGACAATCTCTAG
- a CDS encoding DinB family protein, which yields MVDLTTVRTLLVHNDWANGELLRCAAPLPAAPLDRPIDMGVGSLRRTLLHIYNGEHVWLQRWRRQSETPWPSEDELVAMADLSSRFTRQYQERDAFLATLTPADVARAQVYRDSKGGLFTATLGDMLLQALHHSAHHRAQAVNMLRQVGAEAPELDYMVRVRRPVAT from the coding sequence ATGGTCGATTTAACCACCGTACGCACGTTGCTGGTTCACAACGACTGGGCCAACGGCGAGCTGCTTCGCTGCGCCGCGCCGCTGCCAGCCGCGCCGCTCGACCGGCCGATCGACATGGGCGTGGGAAGCCTGCGGCGAACGCTGCTGCACATCTACAACGGCGAGCACGTCTGGCTGCAGCGCTGGCGGCGGCAGAGCGAGACTCCCTGGCCGTCTGAGGACGAACTCGTGGCCATGGCCGACCTGTCCAGCCGCTTCACGCGGCAATACCAGGAGCGAGACGCGTTCCTCGCAACGCTGACGCCGGCGGACGTGGCCCGCGCGCAGGTCTATCGCGACTCGAAGGGCGGCCTCTTTACGGCGACGCTGGGCGACATGCTCCTGCAAGCGCTGCACCACTCGGCGCATCACCGGGCGCAGGCGGTCAACATGCTCCGGCAGGTCGGGGCGGAGGCGCCCGAGCTGGACTACATGGTGCGCGTGCGGCGGCCGGTCGCCACATGA
- the suhB gene encoding Inositol-1-monophosphatase: protein MNAPRPAPNALNAAFLDSLRLLAETAARAGGSVARAAFKTELHARRKADGSEVTDADEAAQAAAIVAVLAQRPGDAIIAEEDIPAPTRRNSSGGTGILPVASGGMGILPVASGGMGILPVPGSDRTGETPVPPGSGETPVPPGSGETPVPPGSFPTPPRRDEGYCWIIDPIDGTRSFLRGVPLYACSVAVMHGGFPVAGAIYWPDLDEMFSARTGGGLLVNAQPAARWSHERAGGAISQKPVAGIPSTSRGPAFDLIHSWVDRVVVRNLGSTALHLALVAEGRMDAALISDSKLWDIAAGWLLVCEAGGAMRRLDGGEVFPIDVATYAGEAIPSLAARDADLLSRLETGT from the coding sequence ATGAACGCGCCGCGCCCCGCGCCTAACGCCCTTAACGCCGCGTTTCTGGATTCGCTGCGGCTTCTCGCCGAAACCGCCGCCCGCGCCGGCGGCAGTGTGGCGCGGGCCGCGTTCAAAACCGAGCTTCACGCGCGGCGAAAGGCCGACGGCAGCGAAGTCACCGACGCCGACGAAGCGGCGCAGGCGGCCGCGATCGTCGCGGTTCTGGCGCAGCGGCCGGGGGATGCGATCATTGCGGAAGAGGACATCCCAGCGCCGACCCGGAGAAACTCGTCGGGTGGAACGGGCATCTTGCCCGTTGCGTCGGGTGGAATGGGCATCTTGCCCGTTGCGTCGGGTGGAATGGGCATCTTGCCCGTTCCTGGCTCGGACAGGACGGGCGAGACGCCCGTCCCACCCGGATCGGGCGAGACGCCCGTCCCACCCGGATCGGGCGAGACGCCCGTTCCACCCGGATCGTTCCCAACGCCGCCGCGCCGCGACGAGGGCTACTGCTGGATCATCGACCCGATCGACGGTACGCGCAGTTTTCTTCGCGGCGTCCCGCTCTACGCGTGTTCCGTCGCCGTCATGCACGGCGGCTTTCCCGTGGCCGGCGCGATCTACTGGCCTGATCTGGACGAGATGTTTTCCGCCCGCACCGGCGGCGGACTTCTCGTCAACGCTCAGCCCGCCGCGCGCTGGTCGCACGAGCGCGCCGGCGGCGCGATCAGCCAGAAACCCGTCGCGGGAATTCCGAGCACGAGCCGCGGGCCGGCGTTCGACCTCATTCACTCGTGGGTGGACCGCGTCGTCGTGCGGAATCTCGGCTCGACGGCGCTGCACCTCGCGCTCGTGGCCGAAGGCCGCATGGACGCGGCGCTGATTTCCGACAGCAAGCTCTGGGACATCGCCGCTGGCTGGCTGCTGGTGTGCGAGGCGGGCGGAGCGATGCGCCGCCTGGACGGCGGCGAGGTGTTTCCGATCGACGTCGCGACTTACGCGGGCGAGGCAATCCCCAGCCTCGCCGCCCGCGACGCGGACTTGCTGAGCCGGCTCGAAACCGGCACGTAA
- the macB_3 gene encoding Macrolide export ATP-binding/permease protein MacB, whose amino-acid sequence MLHLALANLLHHRLRTLLSILAVGIGIALMLVSGGLADGSIAEVAQRMQSVDAELVVLPRQENVIFSGGAVFPGSFEKALRELRDENGSLAAAVIPAFFGQVKMGGQQQRLFGIHPDQMKLFLGPRKLVDGKLFDQAAGFEDRMVRRLAAATSGPAPAELSPDEFAGGLELVIDERLCRVGDRKLGRSYRVGDTIEIMGRAFRLTGVVEAGVAGRVFAPIQTLREMLNSGEPFSSMYFIKLRGGVDAAAVADRFEGAINGARVEPKSEYGRMLRDSFAQVNLYLNASSGLALVVCFLFILLTMYTMVVERTREIGILKSLGVTRGGLLRLSATEALIISLAGVLVGFALAWLAKFGLATFMPLLTVALEPGRLLSALAVGLIGGVLSALYPGWRAARLEPAAALSHE is encoded by the coding sequence ATGCTGCACCTGGCCCTGGCCAACCTGCTTCATCACCGCCTGCGAACGCTCCTGAGCATTCTCGCCGTCGGCATCGGCATCGCCTTGATGCTGGTCTCCGGCGGGCTGGCCGACGGCTCCATCGCCGAGGTCGCCCAGCGGATGCAGAGCGTCGACGCCGAGCTGGTCGTCCTGCCACGGCAGGAGAACGTCATTTTTTCCGGCGGCGCCGTCTTTCCCGGCAGCTTCGAGAAAGCACTGCGCGAGCTGCGCGATGAGAACGGCTCGCTCGCGGCCGCCGTGATACCGGCGTTCTTCGGCCAGGTGAAAATGGGCGGGCAGCAGCAGCGGCTGTTCGGCATCCACCCGGATCAGATGAAGCTCTTCCTCGGCCCGCGAAAGCTGGTCGACGGCAAGCTGTTCGACCAGGCCGCGGGGTTCGAAGATCGCATGGTGCGCCGCCTGGCCGCGGCGACCAGCGGCCCGGCGCCGGCCGAGCTCTCGCCCGACGAATTCGCCGGCGGGCTGGAGCTGGTGATCGACGAGCGCCTCTGCCGCGTCGGCGACCGCAAGCTGGGCCGCTCCTACCGCGTGGGCGACACGATCGAAATCATGGGCCGCGCGTTCCGACTGACCGGCGTGGTCGAGGCCGGAGTCGCCGGCCGCGTCTTCGCGCCGATTCAGACGCTGCGCGAGATGCTCAACAGCGGCGAGCCCTTCTCGAGCATGTACTTCATCAAGCTGCGCGGCGGCGTGGATGCGGCGGCGGTGGCCGACCGCTTCGAGGGCGCCATCAACGGCGCGCGCGTCGAACCCAAGAGCGAATACGGCAGGATGCTGCGCGACAGCTTTGCGCAGGTGAACCTTTATCTGAATGCGTCCAGCGGGCTGGCGCTGGTCGTGTGCTTCCTCTTCATCCTCCTGACCATGTACACCATGGTGGTCGAGCGAACGCGCGAAATCGGAATCCTGAAATCGCTCGGCGTCACGCGCGGCGGACTGCTGCGGCTGTCGGCGACCGAGGCGCTGATCATCTCGCTGGCCGGCGTGCTGGTGGGTTTTGCGCTGGCGTGGCTGGCGAAGTTCGGCCTGGCCACGTTCATGCCGCTGCTGACGGTGGCGCTCGAACCGGGGCGGCTGCTCTCGGCCTTGGCGGTGGGGCTGATCGGCGGCGTGCTCAGCGCGCTGTATCCCGGATGGCGCGCGGCGCGGCTGGAGCCGGCCGCGGCACTGAGTCACGAGTAG
- the lolD_2 gene encoding Lipoprotein-releasing system ATP-binding protein LolD, with protein MVDILGVEHSYTHAGVIEPVLHGVNLTLRRGEFVVLMGPSGCGKSTLLNVLGLMMSPTRAQRFALAGNDALHMSDARRTLFRRRHIGFVFQRFNLLPTISARANVALPLRIAGAGVDGQVDELLRAVDILPHARKKPRQLSVGQQQRVAIARAMVTRPALLLADEPTGNLDSANADAVLRLLSRFHREFGQTILMITHNEQLAVEADRVLHMRDGRIVGS; from the coding sequence ATGGTCGATATTCTCGGGGTCGAGCATTCATACACGCATGCCGGCGTAATCGAACCGGTGCTGCATGGCGTGAATCTGACGCTGCGCCGCGGGGAGTTCGTCGTGCTCATGGGGCCGTCCGGCTGCGGGAAATCGACGCTGCTGAACGTGCTGGGGCTGATGATGTCGCCGACGCGCGCCCAGCGATTCGCGCTGGCCGGCAACGATGCATTGCACATGTCCGACGCACGCCGGACGCTCTTTCGCCGTCGGCACATCGGCTTCGTCTTTCAGCGCTTCAACCTGTTGCCGACCATCAGCGCCCGCGCGAATGTCGCCCTGCCGCTGCGGATCGCCGGCGCCGGCGTGGACGGCCAGGTGGATGAACTGCTGCGCGCCGTGGATATCCTGCCGCACGCACGCAAGAAGCCCCGGCAGCTCTCCGTCGGCCAGCAGCAGCGCGTGGCCATCGCCCGCGCCATGGTGACCCGCCCGGCCCTGCTGCTGGCCGACGAGCCGACCGGCAACCTCGACTCGGCCAACGCCGACGCCGTCCTGCGGCTGCTGTCGCGCTTTCACCGCGAATTCGGGCAGACCATCCTGATGATCACGCACAACGAGCAGCTCGCGGTGGAGGCCGACCGCGTGCTGCACATGCGCGACGGACGCATCGTCGGCTCTTGA